A region of Bifidobacterium adolescentis ATCC 15703 DNA encodes the following proteins:
- a CDS encoding alpha-galactosidase, whose product MTLIQTFHGTASNGTPLTAVYAEQPAAAAAFALVFPGSDLPRFVHWGRPLTAPETVINTFDALAPQRVSGALDYTAWPSVLPTQSEAWSGSDRFDVRRDGVELFCKFQVTDIKAETVAAGKTYTMAEKDGYPSWSVASEPKQTPTVTVTAEDVEQCVKLTWTCELDETGLIRQHAEVTNTGEGRLEIGKIELAFSVPADANEILTTTGHHLRERSPQRQDFTIGRFAKSSMIGRPDFDATLLLSVGEHGFGFTHGNVYSAHVAWSGNSVLSAERLPYTTGVIGGSEVLFGGEVGLEHGESYTTPWLVGSYGEGLNEVASRFHGYIRRVHRDWLVDHGIAPKPRPVILNTWEAVYFNHDYDTLTALADKAVESGVERFVVDDGWFGARRDDTAGLGDWQISQDVWPDGDKSLKALADYVHGKGMEFGLWFEPEMVNPDSDMFRAHPDWVLKPTANRLPMQGRTQQVVDLTNPDAYAYIYGAMDKLVGELGIDYIKWDHNKYVTEAVSPRTGRPAVHNQTLAVYRIFTDLKAAHPGLEIESCSSGGGRVDLGILEVADRIWGSDCVDPVERADIQRYTSLLVPPEMIGEHVGASPAHSTHRATSQEMRMAMAFFGHMGIEWNLLKEPQEDIDKLAEWTAEFKKHREWFAVDTAVHSDAADPAVRVDGCVMPNKAAAIYRFTQLTTSQTYPSAPVRLPGLDPDAVYVVSPLDVSLDLAKQDIGNGQSPLGWWTADGVKMTGRALAAYGIRPPALHPAQAVLFKVVRI is encoded by the coding sequence ATGACGCTCATTCAGACTTTCCACGGCACCGCTTCCAACGGCACACCCCTTACCGCCGTGTATGCCGAGCAGCCGGCTGCCGCCGCAGCTTTTGCTCTGGTGTTCCCCGGCAGCGATTTGCCGAGATTCGTGCATTGGGGTCGCCCGCTCACCGCACCGGAAACCGTGATCAACACGTTCGACGCGCTCGCTCCGCAGCGTGTTTCCGGAGCCCTCGACTACACCGCATGGCCGAGCGTGCTGCCGACACAGTCCGAAGCGTGGTCCGGCTCTGACCGTTTCGACGTGCGCCGTGACGGCGTGGAACTGTTCTGCAAGTTCCAGGTCACCGACATCAAAGCCGAAACCGTGGCCGCCGGCAAAACCTACACCATGGCCGAAAAAGACGGCTACCCCAGCTGGAGCGTGGCCTCCGAGCCCAAGCAGACGCCTACCGTCACCGTCACTGCCGAGGACGTGGAACAATGCGTGAAACTTACGTGGACCTGTGAGCTCGATGAAACCGGCCTCATCCGCCAGCATGCGGAGGTGACGAACACCGGCGAGGGACGACTCGAGATCGGCAAGATCGAACTTGCATTCAGCGTGCCCGCCGACGCCAACGAGATCCTCACCACCACCGGTCACCATCTGCGTGAGCGTTCCCCACAGCGCCAGGACTTCACCATCGGGCGCTTCGCCAAATCCTCCATGATCGGCCGCCCCGACTTCGACGCCACCCTGCTGCTCAGCGTTGGCGAACACGGCTTCGGTTTCACCCACGGCAACGTCTACTCCGCGCACGTGGCATGGAGCGGCAACAGCGTGCTGTCCGCGGAACGACTGCCCTACACCACTGGCGTGATCGGTGGCAGCGAAGTGCTCTTCGGCGGCGAAGTCGGTCTGGAACACGGTGAAAGCTACACCACGCCATGGCTCGTCGGCTCTTACGGCGAGGGGCTCAACGAAGTCGCCTCACGCTTCCATGGTTACATCCGCCGCGTGCACCGCGACTGGCTCGTGGACCATGGCATCGCGCCCAAGCCGCGTCCGGTCATCCTCAACACATGGGAAGCCGTCTACTTCAACCACGATTACGACACCCTGACCGCGCTCGCAGACAAGGCCGTGGAAAGCGGCGTGGAACGCTTCGTCGTGGATGATGGCTGGTTCGGTGCCCGCCGAGACGACACCGCCGGTCTGGGCGATTGGCAGATCTCACAGGACGTTTGGCCCGATGGGGACAAGTCCCTCAAGGCGCTCGCCGACTACGTGCACGGCAAAGGCATGGAGTTCGGCCTGTGGTTCGAACCGGAAATGGTCAACCCGGACTCCGATATGTTCCGCGCCCACCCGGACTGGGTGCTGAAGCCCACCGCCAACCGTCTGCCGATGCAGGGGCGCACTCAGCAGGTCGTCGATCTCACCAATCCTGACGCGTACGCGTACATCTACGGCGCCATGGACAAGCTCGTCGGCGAACTCGGCATCGACTACATCAAATGGGATCACAACAAATACGTCACCGAAGCGGTGTCGCCGCGCACCGGACGTCCCGCCGTGCACAACCAGACGCTCGCCGTGTATCGGATCTTCACCGACCTGAAAGCGGCCCATCCCGGTCTGGAAATCGAAAGCTGCTCGTCCGGCGGCGGCCGCGTCGACCTCGGTATCCTCGAAGTCGCCGATCGTATCTGGGGTTCCGACTGCGTCGACCCGGTGGAACGCGCCGACATCCAGCGCTACACGTCGCTGCTCGTGCCGCCGGAGATGATCGGAGAGCACGTGGGCGCTTCCCCGGCGCATTCCACGCACCGCGCCACCTCCCAGGAGATGCGCATGGCCATGGCCTTCTTCGGCCACATGGGCATCGAATGGAATCTGCTCAAGGAACCGCAGGAGGACATCGACAAGCTCGCCGAATGGACGGCCGAATTCAAAAAGCATCGCGAATGGTTCGCCGTCGACACCGCGGTGCATTCTGACGCCGCCGATCCGGCCGTGCGCGTGGACGGCTGCGTCATGCCGAACAAGGCTGCCGCGATCTACCGCTTCACGCAGCTGACCACGTCGCAGACCTATCCGTCCGCCCCCGTACGTCTGCCTGGCCTCGACCCGGACGCCGTGTACGTGGTGTCCCCGCTCGACGTGAGCCTCGACCTGGCCAAGCAGGACATCGGCAACGGACAAAGCCCGCTCGGCTGGTGGACCGCCGATGGTGTGAAGATGACCGGCCGTGCGCTCGCCGCCTATGGCATCCGTCCGCCGGCGCTGCATCCTGCGCAGGCCGTCCTTTTCAAAGTAGTCCGCATCTGA
- a CDS encoding nucleoside deaminase: MRWDDDMELAVALAREAAADGEVPVGAVVLAADGRVIGRGRNLRETHADPLAHAEVKAMAEAAASLDTWNLADCTLVVTLEPCPMCAGACLQTHIGRIVFGAWDAKLGACGSVWDIPRDPHVGLVPEVIGGVREAECGRLMTDFFARRR; this comes from the coding sequence ATGCGATGGGACGATGATATGGAACTGGCGGTCGCGCTGGCCCGCGAAGCCGCCGCGGATGGCGAGGTGCCGGTCGGTGCCGTCGTGCTTGCCGCTGACGGCCGAGTGATTGGCCGCGGGCGGAACCTGCGTGAGACGCATGCCGATCCGCTTGCCCACGCCGAAGTCAAGGCGATGGCTGAAGCGGCCGCCTCGCTTGACACTTGGAATCTCGCTGATTGCACGCTTGTCGTTACGTTGGAGCCGTGCCCTATGTGCGCCGGTGCCTGCCTGCAGACGCATATCGGACGTATTGTGTTCGGTGCGTGGGATGCCAAGTTGGGTGCATGCGGTTCGGTATGGGATATTCCCCGCGATCCGCACGTCGGACTTGTACCGGAAGTGATTGGCGGTGTGCGCGAAGCAGAATGCGGGCGATTGATGACCGATTTCTTCGCGCGCCGACGCTAA
- a CDS encoding cation:proton antiporter: MAVFELILCIIAAVVLSSFLSRFIPKVSTPLVQIALGALASQLPFFPDVTLSPELFMVLFIAPLLYLEAHEIDKSELLKSVKLSLSLAIGLAIATMVAVGFALHAVWPAIPLAAALALGAALGPTDAVAVSSLGKEAALTQRQTSVLKGESLFNDASGIVGFQFAIAAAVSGVFEVGESAMQFVASFFGGAFFGIVVGMVADVVFETMRSLGWETMTTRILMELFLPFILYLGAEAVHVSGILSVVAAGLIIRFDRTGIGPNVARTNIVSSSVWGVLSFSLNGTVFILLGMLLPTAMTASWDDPRVSNWLLLIAILTVSAVVIAMRFLWISLMLRLARDTTTGKRRKMTAKRWRSAAVMTFGGPKGTITLSLMFTIPYTIAAGANFPMRNELIFIAGGVIVMTLLLANFLLPLLAPNRNKDTSTEMTEITIEVLRRTVEELTGRVTPDNRRAVLMVIDSYTKRITRLKQRTGEIDPQGYMRLQIDALNWEKEYVKNRLAGVRAAIKANPTENRAANDLEAEACERLLDQIMSSLRHIETEHNSGRTIWRLKGRLRALQRRTGTLVRRVNSRIRRTTPLFSDDELFAHTRVVQVDAIEYVIDRLYEEMGGDTYNTEHCSGLLLDYRRSESALRARPNMGISAEAQEQAEEVKRESYGIELGVIQDMYEAGDITRAQSKQLRRNVYVMSVDADAQI, from the coding sequence TTGGCGGTATTCGAGTTGATTCTATGCATCATCGCTGCCGTCGTACTGTCCTCGTTCCTGAGCCGATTCATACCCAAGGTCTCCACGCCGCTCGTGCAGATCGCGTTGGGCGCGCTGGCATCACAACTGCCGTTCTTTCCGGACGTAACGCTCAGCCCTGAACTGTTCATGGTGTTGTTCATCGCGCCGCTGCTGTATTTGGAAGCGCACGAAATCGATAAATCGGAACTGCTCAAATCGGTGAAACTGTCGTTGTCATTGGCGATCGGTTTGGCAATCGCGACGATGGTGGCGGTTGGTTTCGCGTTGCATGCCGTATGGCCGGCGATTCCGCTTGCAGCGGCTTTGGCGCTCGGTGCCGCGCTTGGGCCGACGGATGCGGTCGCAGTGTCGTCGCTCGGCAAGGAAGCGGCGCTGACGCAACGGCAGACGAGCGTGCTGAAAGGCGAATCGCTGTTCAACGACGCGTCCGGCATCGTCGGCTTCCAGTTCGCCATCGCGGCGGCCGTCAGCGGTGTATTCGAAGTGGGCGAATCGGCCATGCAATTCGTGGCGTCCTTCTTCGGCGGCGCATTCTTCGGCATCGTCGTGGGCATGGTGGCTGACGTGGTGTTCGAAACGATGCGTTCCCTCGGCTGGGAAACAATGACCACACGTATTCTGATGGAGCTGTTCCTGCCGTTCATCCTGTATTTGGGCGCGGAAGCGGTGCACGTTTCCGGCATTCTTTCGGTGGTGGCCGCCGGCCTGATCATCCGTTTCGACCGCACCGGCATCGGCCCGAACGTGGCGCGCACGAACATCGTCTCGTCCAGCGTATGGGGAGTGCTGTCGTTTTCGCTGAACGGCACCGTATTCATTCTGCTGGGCATGCTGTTGCCGACCGCGATGACCGCCAGCTGGGACGATCCACGCGTCAGCAATTGGCTGCTTTTGATTGCGATTCTGACCGTTTCGGCCGTGGTGATCGCCATGCGTTTCCTATGGATTTCGCTGATGCTGCGATTGGCGCGCGACACCACCACCGGCAAGCGACGCAAGATGACGGCGAAGCGCTGGCGATCGGCGGCCGTCATGACGTTCGGCGGGCCGAAGGGCACCATCACACTGTCGCTGATGTTCACGATTCCGTACACAATCGCGGCGGGCGCGAATTTCCCGATGCGCAACGAACTGATCTTCATCGCCGGCGGTGTGATCGTGATGACGCTGCTGCTGGCGAATTTCCTGCTGCCGCTGCTCGCGCCGAATCGCAATAAGGACACGTCCACGGAAATGACGGAAATCACCATCGAAGTGCTGCGGCGGACCGTCGAGGAGCTGACGGGACGCGTCACGCCCGACAACCGACGTGCGGTGCTCATGGTCATCGACTCGTATACGAAACGCATCACGCGACTGAAGCAACGCACCGGCGAAATCGATCCGCAGGGGTATATGAGGCTGCAGATCGACGCGCTGAATTGGGAGAAGGAATACGTCAAGAACCGTCTGGCGGGCGTGCGTGCGGCCATCAAAGCGAATCCGACCGAGAACCGCGCCGCGAACGACCTGGAGGCCGAGGCCTGCGAGCGCCTGCTCGACCAGATCATGAGCTCGCTGCGCCACATCGAGACGGAGCACAATTCCGGACGCACGATCTGGCGTCTCAAGGGACGTCTCCGCGCGTTGCAGAGGCGTACGGGCACGCTGGTGCGCCGCGTGAACAGCCGCATCCGCCGCACCACCCCGCTGTTCTCCGACGACGAACTGTTCGCGCATACGCGCGTGGTGCAGGTGGACGCCATCGAGTATGTGATCGACCGACTGTATGAGGAGATGGGCGGCGACACGTACAACACCGAGCACTGCTCCGGCCTACTGTTGGACTACCGACGCAGCGAATCCGCGTTGAGGGCGCGTCCGAATATGGGCATCAGCGCCGAAGCGCAGGAACAGGCCGAGGAGGTCAAGCGCGAAAGCTACGGCATCGAGCTGGGCGTGATCCAGGACATGTATGAGGCCGGCGACATCACGCGTGCGCAAAGCAAGCAGCTGCGACGCAACGTGTATGTGATGAGCGTGGATGCGGACGCGCAGATCTGA
- a CDS encoding alpha/beta hydrolase — translation MSDAIENTTGSADSNDKTKLIGRESDVVPGRFGEPLQITHVQYSHGGGNTAPKRPLFLCLHGWGSNETDLADMMRYVAPYNDFASLRAPLTLQPAGRFAPGAYSWLHDCVDTGEDLDRDAFAAAKAIDDWVSANIPDDRAVVPIGFSQGGLLAIHLLRVHPERYAATISLSGFLAPGTVAGTAPADDRVAELNIPTFFGYGKNDTVIPMPELFATAAWLDEHTFLTEKSYRGLDHSVSMEEFSDLRDWLAAHNIAPGIL, via the coding sequence ATGAGCGACGCAATCGAAAACACAACAGGCAGCGCAGACAGCAATGATAAGACCAAGCTGATCGGCCGCGAATCGGACGTGGTGCCGGGACGTTTCGGTGAACCGCTGCAAATCACGCATGTGCAGTATTCGCACGGCGGCGGCAACACCGCGCCGAAACGACCGTTGTTCCTGTGCCTGCACGGCTGGGGGTCGAACGAGACGGACTTGGCCGACATGATGCGCTACGTCGCGCCATACAACGATTTTGCCTCGTTGCGCGCGCCGCTGACGTTGCAGCCGGCTGGCCGCTTTGCACCCGGCGCGTACTCGTGGCTGCATGATTGTGTGGATACCGGCGAGGATTTGGACCGTGACGCATTCGCCGCAGCGAAAGCAATCGACGATTGGGTTTCGGCGAACATTCCCGACGACCGTGCCGTGGTGCCGATCGGTTTTTCGCAGGGCGGTCTGCTGGCGATTCACTTGCTGCGCGTGCACCCGGAACGCTACGCGGCGACGATTTCGTTGTCCGGTTTTCTTGCGCCCGGCACTGTTGCGGGAACCGCGCCGGCGGACGATCGCGTGGCTGAACTCAACATTCCGACGTTCTTCGGCTATGGCAAGAACGATACCGTGATTCCCATGCCGGAACTGTTCGCGACCGCCGCGTGGCTGGACGAGCACACGTTCCTTACGGAAAAAAGCTATCGTGGGCTCGACCATTCCGTAAGTATGGAGGAGTTCAGCGATTTGCGCGATTGGCTTGCCGCGCACAACATCGCGCCGGGAATCCTGTAA
- the dcd gene encoding dCTP deaminase, with the protein MLLSDRDILAAQADGHISLDPWTPEMVQPASIDVRLDRFFRLFNNHAYTYVDPAENQGELTEQFEVKPDEPWILHPGEFALGSTWEYVKLDASIAARLEGKSSLGRLGILTHSTAGFIDPGFEGHITLELSNVSTLPVKLWPGMKIGQMCFFQLSSPAEHPYGSATTGSHYQGQRGPTPSRSYVNFYKADITD; encoded by the coding sequence ATGCTGCTGTCCGATCGCGACATTCTCGCCGCACAGGCCGACGGTCATATCTCACTCGATCCGTGGACCCCGGAGATGGTGCAGCCGGCATCGATTGACGTGCGATTGGACCGTTTCTTCCGTTTGTTTAACAATCATGCGTACACGTACGTGGATCCGGCTGAGAATCAGGGCGAGCTGACCGAACAGTTCGAAGTCAAACCGGACGAACCGTGGATCCTGCACCCGGGCGAGTTCGCGCTCGGGTCCACATGGGAGTATGTGAAGCTCGATGCATCCATCGCGGCTCGTCTTGAAGGCAAAAGCTCGCTCGGTCGTCTCGGCATCCTTACCCACTCCACCGCGGGCTTCATCGACCCTGGCTTTGAAGGTCATATCACGCTGGAATTGTCCAACGTGTCGACACTGCCGGTGAAGCTGTGGCCGGGCATGAAGATCGGCCAGATGTGCTTCTTCCAGCTGAGCTCGCCGGCCGAGCATCCATACGGCTCCGCCACCACCGGATCGCACTATCAGGGCCAGCGCGGCCCGACCCCGAGCCGTTCCTACGTGAACTTCTACAAGGCCGACATCACCGACTGA